A window from Eretmochelys imbricata isolate rEreImb1 chromosome 23, rEreImb1.hap1, whole genome shotgun sequence encodes these proteins:
- the LOC144279267 gene encoding sushi domain-containing protein 6-like yields the protein MAKAPGCPRLRRPSCYLPTALFFTALCGSGAVLRRKDCQFPDPSDHTTYRCVSLACTLSLGSGGFKAGSMVQHFCEDGYVLAGHPGVSVCKGGQWSVLKPVVCNPLTGSPVPRSGSIFGVSSIPMVAAASVTVSALLLVAMVCVLVGPKPCSNWCWRWYEPMEESEVSIVDSCPVPLPSYEEAVYGSQGGPVPPTSTTPTPLVLSRGLAPPSEAAEPCCGPEAATPPPSYQESQAAAAGGSGLGRPTVPPARFLFPGAAKDPCR from the exons ATGGCGAAGGCTCCGGGATGTCCCAGGCTGCGCCGGCCTTCATGTTACCTCCCCACGGCTCTGTTCTTCACGGCGCTCTGCGGCTCTGGTGCTGTCCTCCGGAGGAAAG ATTGCCAGTTCCCGGACCCCTCTGATCACACTACCTACAGGTGTGTGTCCTTGGCCTGCACGCTGTCTCTGGGCAGCGGCGGGTTTAAGGCTGGCTCCATGGTGCAGCATTTCTGCGAAGACGGCTACGTCCTGGCCGGCCACCCTGGGGTCTCTGTCTGCAAGGGTGGCCAGTGGAGCGTGCTGAAGCCGGTCGTCTGCAACCCCTTGACAG gatcCCCGGTGCCTCGCTCCGGCTCCATCTTCGGTGTCTCCTCCATCCCCATGGTGGCTGCGGCCTCGGTGACGGTGTCCgccctgctgctggtggccaTGGTGTGCGTCCTGGTGGGGCCGAAACCCTGCAGCAACTGGTGCTGGAG GTGGTACGAGCCCATGGAGGAGTCCGAGGTGAGCATCGTCGACAGCTGCCCGGTGCCACTCCCGTCCTACGAGGAGGCCGTCTATGGCTCCCAGGGGGGCCCCGTGCCACCCACCTCCACCACGCCGACGCCCCTCGTCCTCTCCAGGGGCCTGGCCCCCCCATCGGAAGCAGCCGAGCCCTGTTGTGGTCCAGAGGCCGCCACCCCACCGCCTTCCTACCAGGAGAGCCAAGCAGCAGCTGCGGGCGGCTCCGGTCTGGGGCGGCCCACGGTGCCCCCTGCCCGGTTCCTGTTCCCTGGGGCTGCAAAGGACCCGTGCAGGTAG